One Gallus gallus isolate bGalGal1 chromosome 11, bGalGal1.mat.broiler.GRCg7b, whole genome shotgun sequence DNA window includes the following coding sequences:
- the FAM65A gene encoding rho family-interacting cell polarization regulator 1 isoform X12, giving the protein MGEEQRRCAQPGPLPSHASPGTWRPSRSHSTMSLSARPQRRVLVAKINRSQSFAGVNSTAERPFRNLSPFTPTVSRKTGSRVSRMFSMSHKSPPPKVPQPNRLDEVYEALKKGLTAYLEVHQLELEKLSTQIRESKRNSRLGFLYDLDKQVKSIERFLRRLEFHASKIDELYEAYCIQRRLRDGAHNMVKAYSTGSPGSREARESLAEASKGYKEYTENMCLLESELESQLGEFHVRMKGLAGFARLCAGDQYEIFMKYGRQRWKLRGRIEVNSKQVWDSEEMVFLPLITEFLSIKVTELKSLANHVVVGNVSCETKDLFAALPQVVAVDINDLGTLKLSLEVTWNPFDKDDQPSAASTVNKASTVNKRFSTYNQSPPDTPSLREQAFYNMLRRQEELENGTAWSISSESSDDSSSPQLSSSTRHAAHKPIVQPEVQASAPAIEISFSQQQEETGAGGGIPAGTDLPGPPEEQDGRRKDAVANGHVPYTRTLSHISEASVDASMEAKATESPWEPSPSLEEHDVGKLDDDSLPGASNSVPETWAGKDSGPEAKPRAMVAWAATCEVEAEAAASHAAAQDVCGSEAPTPAVVLAQAPAEEGHVPAPHLATSPPAVPRVKAVDSGLEEAISLLASALDDYRGQFPELQPLERELKHLEEILLHKQGVFLSRASSISLTVEHALESFSFLNTSDMEDSEGSEEEALQDERRASRARRGSRAASAGEVGADDTGTCSGSEGSADPMSTGNEFLDKALVLHLHNCNHLLLNLGTFGPLRCREMFALDRLLREAQVLEIVCQLMEERSEAAGSAAGVVQFSTRKEGVLPLWDHCVELPNIYTCPVERFLQVLSAQYAAPISERHPGLADAVCVKLVEDVLNRRLPRRPGGTQGEQVTIFQYWSHFEALGALVLDTYVMELAEEVLLAQNLNSDDQDVVLRALKRVPEGRLKKEGLKALSLLLVEGNSKVVSAVSAQLRSLAENPRFRQRALVCFLGQLEDEEVQTRVAGCVALGCLKAKESIEQLVYLCQTDKEPVREAAKQSLMLCGEDGKSAHRRLEETLDSLPRIFAPASMASTAF; this is encoded by the exons ATGGGAGAGGAACAAAGGCGATGCGCCCAGCCAGGCCCGCTCCCGTCGCACGCCTCTCCTGGGACAT GGAGGCCCTCCAGGTCGCACTCAACGATGTCGCTGTCTGCGCGGCCGCAGCGCCGAGTCCTCGTGGCCAAGATCAATAGGAGCCAGTCGTTCGCCGGGGTGAACTCGACCGCAGAGCGGCCCTTCAG GAACCTCTCGCCCTTCACGCCCACCGTCTCCCGCAAGACTGGCTCCAGGGTCAGTAGGATGTTCTCAATGTCCCACAAATCCCCCCCACCCAAGGTGCCTCAGCCCAACCGCCTGGATGAGGTGTACGAAGCGCTCAAGAAGGGCCTGAC GGCCTACCTGGAGGTCCACCAGTTGGAACTGGAGAAGCTCAGCACCCAGATCCGTGAGTCCAAGAGGAATTCGCGCCTG gGCTTTCTCTACGATCTGGATAAG caagTGAAGTCAATCGAGCGCTTCCTGCGTCGCCTGGAGTTTCATGCCAGCAAG ATCGACGAGCTGTATGAAGCCTACTGCATCCAACGGCGGCTCCGCGATGGGGCCCACAATATGGTCAAAGCCTACAGCACGGGCTCGCCGGGCAGCCGAGAGGCACGTGAGAGCCTGGCTGAGGCCAGCAAGGGCTACAAGGAGTACACGGAG AACATGTGCCTGCTGGAGAGCGAGCTGGAGAGCCAGCTGGGAGAGTTCCATGTCCGGATGAAAG GGCTGGCAGGTTTCGCCCGGCTCTGCGCTGGTGATCAGTATGAG ATCTTCATGAAGTACGGGCGGCAGCGGTGGAAGCTGCGGGGGCGCATCGAGGTGAACAGCAAGCAGGTGTGGGACAGCGAGGAGATGGTTTTCTTGCCTCTCATCACCGAGTTCCTCTCCATCAAG gtGACGGAGTTAAAGAGCCTTGCCAACCACGTGGTGGTGGGCAACGTGTCCTGTGAGACCAAGGACCTCTTTGCAGCTCTCCCCCAGGTTGTGGCGGTGGATATCAACGACCTGGGTACCCTCAAACTCAGCCTGGAGGTGACCTGGAA CCCCTTCGACAAGGATGACCAGCCCTCGGCAGCCAGCACCGTCAACAAGGCCTCCACAGTGAACAAACGCTTCTCCACCTATAACCAGAGCCCACCCGATACGCCGTCCCTGCGGGAGCAGGCCTTCTAT AACATGCTGCGGCgtcaggaggagctggagaacGGCACAGCTTGGTCCATCTCCTCTGAGTCGTCGGATGACTCCTCCAGCCCCCAGCTGTCCAGCAGCACCCGCCACGCCGCCCACAAGCCCATCGTGCAGCCCGAGGTGCAGGCCTCGGCCCCCGCCATCGAGATCTCCttctcacagcagcaggaggagacaggggCTGGCGGTGGCATCCCCGCTGGGACGGATCTGCCTGGGCCCCCAGAAGAGCAGGACGGCCGCAGGAAGGATGCGGTGGCCAACGGGCACGTGCCCTACACCCGGACTCTCAGCCACATCAGTGAAGCCAGTGTGGATGCGAGCATGGAGGCCAAGGCTACGGAAAGCCCATGGGAGCCCTCTCCCAGCCTGGAGGAACACGATGTGGGCAAGCTGGACGATGACTCCCTCCCTGGTGCCTCGAATTCGGTGCCAGAGACCTGGGCAGGGAAGGACAGTGGCCCTGAGGCCAAGCCACGTGCCATGGTGGCATGGGCTGCAACCTGTGAGGTAGAGGCTGAGGCAGCGGCAAGCCATGCAGCAGCGCAGGACGTTTGTGGAAGTGAAGCCCCCACGCCGGCCGTGGTGTTGGCACAGGCCCCTGCAGAGGAGGGGCAcgtcccagccccacacctggcCACCAGCCCACCAGCGGTCCCACGGGTGAAGGCCGTGGACTCGGGGCTGGAGGAGGCCATCAGCCTCCTGGCCTCGGCCCTGGATGACTATCGGGGACAgttcccagagctgcagcccctggaACGGGAGCTCAAACACCTGGAGGAGATCCTGCTG CACAAGCAGGGTGTGTTCCTCAGCCGGGCCTCCAGCATCAGCCTCACAGTGGAGCACGCCCTGGAGAGCTTCAGCTTCCTCAACACCTCCGACATGGAGGACTCGGAGGGCTCCGAGGAAGAGGCTCTGCAGGATGAGAG GAGGGCCAGCAGAGCACGGCGTGGAAGCAGGGCTGCCAGCGCTGGTGAGGTGGGAGCGGATGACACTGGAACGTGCAGCGGCTCTGAGGGCAGCGCGGACCCCATGAGCACCGGCAATGAGTTCctggataaggccctggtgCTTCACCTCCACAACTGCAACCACCTGCTGCTG AACCTGGGCACCTTTGGGCCTCTGAGGTGCCGGGAGATGTTCGCCCTGGACAGGCTGCTGCGGGAGGCGCAGGTGCTGGAGATCGTGTGCCAACTGATGGAGGAGCGGTCGGAAGCAGCGGGCTCTGCTGCCGGAG TGGTGCAGTTCTCAACACGGAAAGAAGGGGTGCTGCCCCTTTGGGACCACTGCGTGGAGCTGCCCAACATCTACACCTGCCCCGTGGAGCGGTTCCTGCAGGTGCTCAGTGCGCAGTACGCAGCACCCATCAGTGAGCGGCACCCAGGACTGGCTGATGCAG TATGTGTGAAGCTGGTGGAAGATGTGCTGAACCGGCGGCTGCCACGGCGACCCGGTGGCACCCAGGGTGAGCAGGTCACCATCTTCCAGTACTGGAGCCACTTCGAGGCCCTCGGTGCCCTGGTGCTCGACACCTACGTGATGGAGCTGGCAGAGGAAG tgctgctggcgCAGAACCTCAACTCAGACGACCAGGACGTGGTGCTGCGGGCACTGAAGCGTGTGCCCGAGGGCCGCCTGAAGAAGGAAGGGCTGAAGGCGCTCAGTTTGCTGCTCGTGGAAGGAAACAGCAAGGTGGTGAGCGCCGTGTCGGCACAGCTCCGCAGCCTGGCGGAAAACCCCCGCTTCCGCCAACGG GCCCTCGTGTGCTTCCTGGGACAGCTGGAGGATGAGGAGGTGCAGACACGCGTGGCCGGCTGCGTGGCGCTGGGCTGCCTCAAG GCCAAGGAGAGCATCGAGCAGCTGGTTTACCTGTGCCAAACCGACAAGGAGCCTGTGCGGGAGGCAGCCAAGCAGAGCCTGATGCTGTGTG GGGAAGATGGCAAATCAGCGCACCGGCGACTGGAGGAGACCCTGGACAGCCTCCCGCGGATCTTTGCACCAGCCAGCATGgccagcacagctttctga
- the FAM65A gene encoding rho family-interacting cell polarization regulator 1 isoform X11 produces the protein MGEEQRRCAQPGPLPSHASPGTWRPSRSHSTMSLSARPQRRVLVAKINRSQSFAGVNSTAERPFSRNLSPFTPTVSRKTGSRVSRMFSMSHKSPPPKVPQPNRLDEVYEALKKGLTAYLEVHQLELEKLSTQIRESKRNSRLGFLYDLDKQVKSIERFLRRLEFHASKIDELYEAYCIQRRLRDGAHNMVKAYSTGSPGSREARESLAEASKGYKEYTENMCLLESELESQLGEFHVRMKGLAGFARLCAGDQYEIFMKYGRQRWKLRGRIEVNSKQVWDSEEMVFLPLITEFLSIKVTELKSLANHVVVGNVSCETKDLFAALPQVVAVDINDLGTLKLSLEVTWNPFDKDDQPSAASTVNKASTVNKRFSTYNQSPPDTPSLREQAFYNMLRRQEELENGTAWSISSESSDDSSSPQLSSSTRHAAHKPIVQPEVQASAPAIEISFSQQQEETGAGGGIPAGTDLPGPPEEQDGRRKDAVANGHVPYTRTLSHISEASVDASMEAKATESPWEPSPSLEEHDVGKLDDDSLPGASNSVPETWAGKDSGPEAKPRAMVAWAATCEVEAEAAASHAAAQDVCGSEAPTPAVVLAQAPAEEGHVPAPHLATSPPAVPRVKAVDSGLEEAISLLASALDDYRGQFPELQPLERELKHLEEILLHKQGVFLSRASSISLTVEHALESFSFLNTSDMEDSEGSEEEALQDERRASRARRGSRAASAGEVGADDTGTCSGSEGSADPMSTGNEFLDKALVLHLHNCNHLLLNLGTFGPLRCREMFALDRLLREAQVLEIVCQLMEERSEAAGSAAGVVQFSTRKEGVLPLWDHCVELPNIYTCPVERFLQVLSAQYAAPISERHPGLADAVCVKLVEDVLNRRLPRRPGGTQGEQVTIFQYWSHFEALGALVLDTYVMELAEEVLLAQNLNSDDQDVVLRALKRVPEGRLKKEGLKALSLLLVEGNSKVVSAVSAQLRSLAENPRFRQRALVCFLGQLEDEEVQTRVAGCVALGCLKAKESIEQLVYLCQTDKEPVREAAKQSLMLCGEDGKSAHRRLEETLDSLPRIFAPASMASTAF, from the exons ATGGGAGAGGAACAAAGGCGATGCGCCCAGCCAGGCCCGCTCCCGTCGCACGCCTCTCCTGGGACAT GGAGGCCCTCCAGGTCGCACTCAACGATGTCGCTGTCTGCGCGGCCGCAGCGCCGAGTCCTCGTGGCCAAGATCAATAGGAGCCAGTCGTTCGCCGGGGTGAACTCGACCGCAGAGCGGCCCTTCAG CAGGAACCTCTCGCCCTTCACGCCCACCGTCTCCCGCAAGACTGGCTCCAGGGTCAGTAGGATGTTCTCAATGTCCCACAAATCCCCCCCACCCAAGGTGCCTCAGCCCAACCGCCTGGATGAGGTGTACGAAGCGCTCAAGAAGGGCCTGAC GGCCTACCTGGAGGTCCACCAGTTGGAACTGGAGAAGCTCAGCACCCAGATCCGTGAGTCCAAGAGGAATTCGCGCCTG gGCTTTCTCTACGATCTGGATAAG caagTGAAGTCAATCGAGCGCTTCCTGCGTCGCCTGGAGTTTCATGCCAGCAAG ATCGACGAGCTGTATGAAGCCTACTGCATCCAACGGCGGCTCCGCGATGGGGCCCACAATATGGTCAAAGCCTACAGCACGGGCTCGCCGGGCAGCCGAGAGGCACGTGAGAGCCTGGCTGAGGCCAGCAAGGGCTACAAGGAGTACACGGAG AACATGTGCCTGCTGGAGAGCGAGCTGGAGAGCCAGCTGGGAGAGTTCCATGTCCGGATGAAAG GGCTGGCAGGTTTCGCCCGGCTCTGCGCTGGTGATCAGTATGAG ATCTTCATGAAGTACGGGCGGCAGCGGTGGAAGCTGCGGGGGCGCATCGAGGTGAACAGCAAGCAGGTGTGGGACAGCGAGGAGATGGTTTTCTTGCCTCTCATCACCGAGTTCCTCTCCATCAAG gtGACGGAGTTAAAGAGCCTTGCCAACCACGTGGTGGTGGGCAACGTGTCCTGTGAGACCAAGGACCTCTTTGCAGCTCTCCCCCAGGTTGTGGCGGTGGATATCAACGACCTGGGTACCCTCAAACTCAGCCTGGAGGTGACCTGGAA CCCCTTCGACAAGGATGACCAGCCCTCGGCAGCCAGCACCGTCAACAAGGCCTCCACAGTGAACAAACGCTTCTCCACCTATAACCAGAGCCCACCCGATACGCCGTCCCTGCGGGAGCAGGCCTTCTAT AACATGCTGCGGCgtcaggaggagctggagaacGGCACAGCTTGGTCCATCTCCTCTGAGTCGTCGGATGACTCCTCCAGCCCCCAGCTGTCCAGCAGCACCCGCCACGCCGCCCACAAGCCCATCGTGCAGCCCGAGGTGCAGGCCTCGGCCCCCGCCATCGAGATCTCCttctcacagcagcaggaggagacaggggCTGGCGGTGGCATCCCCGCTGGGACGGATCTGCCTGGGCCCCCAGAAGAGCAGGACGGCCGCAGGAAGGATGCGGTGGCCAACGGGCACGTGCCCTACACCCGGACTCTCAGCCACATCAGTGAAGCCAGTGTGGATGCGAGCATGGAGGCCAAGGCTACGGAAAGCCCATGGGAGCCCTCTCCCAGCCTGGAGGAACACGATGTGGGCAAGCTGGACGATGACTCCCTCCCTGGTGCCTCGAATTCGGTGCCAGAGACCTGGGCAGGGAAGGACAGTGGCCCTGAGGCCAAGCCACGTGCCATGGTGGCATGGGCTGCAACCTGTGAGGTAGAGGCTGAGGCAGCGGCAAGCCATGCAGCAGCGCAGGACGTTTGTGGAAGTGAAGCCCCCACGCCGGCCGTGGTGTTGGCACAGGCCCCTGCAGAGGAGGGGCAcgtcccagccccacacctggcCACCAGCCCACCAGCGGTCCCACGGGTGAAGGCCGTGGACTCGGGGCTGGAGGAGGCCATCAGCCTCCTGGCCTCGGCCCTGGATGACTATCGGGGACAgttcccagagctgcagcccctggaACGGGAGCTCAAACACCTGGAGGAGATCCTGCTG CACAAGCAGGGTGTGTTCCTCAGCCGGGCCTCCAGCATCAGCCTCACAGTGGAGCACGCCCTGGAGAGCTTCAGCTTCCTCAACACCTCCGACATGGAGGACTCGGAGGGCTCCGAGGAAGAGGCTCTGCAGGATGAGAG GAGGGCCAGCAGAGCACGGCGTGGAAGCAGGGCTGCCAGCGCTGGTGAGGTGGGAGCGGATGACACTGGAACGTGCAGCGGCTCTGAGGGCAGCGCGGACCCCATGAGCACCGGCAATGAGTTCctggataaggccctggtgCTTCACCTCCACAACTGCAACCACCTGCTGCTG AACCTGGGCACCTTTGGGCCTCTGAGGTGCCGGGAGATGTTCGCCCTGGACAGGCTGCTGCGGGAGGCGCAGGTGCTGGAGATCGTGTGCCAACTGATGGAGGAGCGGTCGGAAGCAGCGGGCTCTGCTGCCGGAG TGGTGCAGTTCTCAACACGGAAAGAAGGGGTGCTGCCCCTTTGGGACCACTGCGTGGAGCTGCCCAACATCTACACCTGCCCCGTGGAGCGGTTCCTGCAGGTGCTCAGTGCGCAGTACGCAGCACCCATCAGTGAGCGGCACCCAGGACTGGCTGATGCAG TATGTGTGAAGCTGGTGGAAGATGTGCTGAACCGGCGGCTGCCACGGCGACCCGGTGGCACCCAGGGTGAGCAGGTCACCATCTTCCAGTACTGGAGCCACTTCGAGGCCCTCGGTGCCCTGGTGCTCGACACCTACGTGATGGAGCTGGCAGAGGAAG tgctgctggcgCAGAACCTCAACTCAGACGACCAGGACGTGGTGCTGCGGGCACTGAAGCGTGTGCCCGAGGGCCGCCTGAAGAAGGAAGGGCTGAAGGCGCTCAGTTTGCTGCTCGTGGAAGGAAACAGCAAGGTGGTGAGCGCCGTGTCGGCACAGCTCCGCAGCCTGGCGGAAAACCCCCGCTTCCGCCAACGG GCCCTCGTGTGCTTCCTGGGACAGCTGGAGGATGAGGAGGTGCAGACACGCGTGGCCGGCTGCGTGGCGCTGGGCTGCCTCAAG GCCAAGGAGAGCATCGAGCAGCTGGTTTACCTGTGCCAAACCGACAAGGAGCCTGTGCGGGAGGCAGCCAAGCAGAGCCTGATGCTGTGTG GGGAAGATGGCAAATCAGCGCACCGGCGACTGGAGGAGACCCTGGACAGCCTCCCGCGGATCTTTGCACCAGCCAGCATGgccagcacagctttctga
- the FAM65A gene encoding rho family-interacting cell polarization regulator 1 isoform X6 encodes MGEEQRRCAQPGPLPSHASPGTWRPSRSHSTMSLSARPQRRVLVAKINRSQSFAGVNSTAERPFSRNLSPFTPTVSRKTGSRVSRMFSMSHKSPPPKVPQPNRLDEVYEALKKGLTAYLEVHQLELEKLSTQIRESKRNSRLGFLYDLDKQVKSIERFLRRLEFHASKIDELYEAYCIQRRLRDGAHNMVKAYSTGSPGSREARESLAEASKGYKEYTENMCLLESELESQLGEFHVRMKGLAGFARLCAGDQYEIFMKYGRQRWKLRGRIEVNSKQVWDSEEMVFLPLITEFLSIKVTELKSLANHVVVGNVSCETKDLFAALPQVVAVDINDLGTLKLSLEVTWNPFDKDDQPSAASTVNKASTVNKRFSTYNQSPPDTPSLREQAFYSPVRAADKHGWSLLDIFRETLLEKLSRSCSCSDVSSVELGRWPQPGRNMLRRQEELENGTAWSISSESSDDSSSPQLSSSTRHAAHKPIVQPEVQASAPAIEISFSQQQEETGAGGGIPAGTDLPGPPEEQDGRRKDAVANGHVPYTRTLSHISEASVDASMEAKATESPWEPSPSLEEHDVGKLDDDSLPGASNSVPETWAGKDSGPEAKPRAMVAWAATCEVEAEAAASHAAAQDVCGSEAPTPAVVLAQAPAEEGHVPAPHLATSPPAVPRVKAVDSGLEEAISLLASALDDYRGQFPELQPLERELKHLEEILLHKQGVFLSRASSISLTVEHALESFSFLNTSDMEDSEGSEEEALQDERRASRARRGSRAASAGEVGADDTGTCSGSEGSADPMSTGNEFLDKALVLHLHNCNHLLLNLGTFGPLRCREMFALDRLLREAQVLEIVCQLMEERSEAAGSAAGVVQFSTRKEGVLPLWDHCVELPNIYTCPVERFLQVLSAQYAAPISERHPGLADAVCVKLVEDVLNRRLPRRPGGTQGEQVTIFQYWSHFEALGALVLDTYVMELAEEVLLAQNLNSDDQDVVLRALKRVPEGRLKKEGLKALSLLLVEGNSKVVSAVSAQLRSLAENPRFRQRALVCFLGQLEDEEVQTRVAGCVALGCLKAKESIEQLVYLCQTDKEPVREAAKQSLMLCGEDGKSAHRRLEETLDSLPRIFAPASMASTAF; translated from the exons ATGGGAGAGGAACAAAGGCGATGCGCCCAGCCAGGCCCGCTCCCGTCGCACGCCTCTCCTGGGACAT GGAGGCCCTCCAGGTCGCACTCAACGATGTCGCTGTCTGCGCGGCCGCAGCGCCGAGTCCTCGTGGCCAAGATCAATAGGAGCCAGTCGTTCGCCGGGGTGAACTCGACCGCAGAGCGGCCCTTCAG CAGGAACCTCTCGCCCTTCACGCCCACCGTCTCCCGCAAGACTGGCTCCAGGGTCAGTAGGATGTTCTCAATGTCCCACAAATCCCCCCCACCCAAGGTGCCTCAGCCCAACCGCCTGGATGAGGTGTACGAAGCGCTCAAGAAGGGCCTGAC GGCCTACCTGGAGGTCCACCAGTTGGAACTGGAGAAGCTCAGCACCCAGATCCGTGAGTCCAAGAGGAATTCGCGCCTG gGCTTTCTCTACGATCTGGATAAG caagTGAAGTCAATCGAGCGCTTCCTGCGTCGCCTGGAGTTTCATGCCAGCAAG ATCGACGAGCTGTATGAAGCCTACTGCATCCAACGGCGGCTCCGCGATGGGGCCCACAATATGGTCAAAGCCTACAGCACGGGCTCGCCGGGCAGCCGAGAGGCACGTGAGAGCCTGGCTGAGGCCAGCAAGGGCTACAAGGAGTACACGGAG AACATGTGCCTGCTGGAGAGCGAGCTGGAGAGCCAGCTGGGAGAGTTCCATGTCCGGATGAAAG GGCTGGCAGGTTTCGCCCGGCTCTGCGCTGGTGATCAGTATGAG ATCTTCATGAAGTACGGGCGGCAGCGGTGGAAGCTGCGGGGGCGCATCGAGGTGAACAGCAAGCAGGTGTGGGACAGCGAGGAGATGGTTTTCTTGCCTCTCATCACCGAGTTCCTCTCCATCAAG gtGACGGAGTTAAAGAGCCTTGCCAACCACGTGGTGGTGGGCAACGTGTCCTGTGAGACCAAGGACCTCTTTGCAGCTCTCCCCCAGGTTGTGGCGGTGGATATCAACGACCTGGGTACCCTCAAACTCAGCCTGGAGGTGACCTGGAA CCCCTTCGACAAGGATGACCAGCCCTCGGCAGCCAGCACCGTCAACAAGGCCTCCACAGTGAACAAACGCTTCTCCACCTATAACCAGAGCCCACCCGATACGCCGTCCCTGCGGGAGCAGGCCTTCTAT AGCCCAGTGCGGGCAGCCGACAAGCACGGTTGGTCCTTGTTGGACATCTTTCGGGAGACACTCTTGGAGAAGCTGTCTCGGAGCTGCTCTTGCAGCGACGTCTCCTCGGTCGAGCTCGGGAGATGGCCGCAGCCGGGCCGC AACATGCTGCGGCgtcaggaggagctggagaacGGCACAGCTTGGTCCATCTCCTCTGAGTCGTCGGATGACTCCTCCAGCCCCCAGCTGTCCAGCAGCACCCGCCACGCCGCCCACAAGCCCATCGTGCAGCCCGAGGTGCAGGCCTCGGCCCCCGCCATCGAGATCTCCttctcacagcagcaggaggagacaggggCTGGCGGTGGCATCCCCGCTGGGACGGATCTGCCTGGGCCCCCAGAAGAGCAGGACGGCCGCAGGAAGGATGCGGTGGCCAACGGGCACGTGCCCTACACCCGGACTCTCAGCCACATCAGTGAAGCCAGTGTGGATGCGAGCATGGAGGCCAAGGCTACGGAAAGCCCATGGGAGCCCTCTCCCAGCCTGGAGGAACACGATGTGGGCAAGCTGGACGATGACTCCCTCCCTGGTGCCTCGAATTCGGTGCCAGAGACCTGGGCAGGGAAGGACAGTGGCCCTGAGGCCAAGCCACGTGCCATGGTGGCATGGGCTGCAACCTGTGAGGTAGAGGCTGAGGCAGCGGCAAGCCATGCAGCAGCGCAGGACGTTTGTGGAAGTGAAGCCCCCACGCCGGCCGTGGTGTTGGCACAGGCCCCTGCAGAGGAGGGGCAcgtcccagccccacacctggcCACCAGCCCACCAGCGGTCCCACGGGTGAAGGCCGTGGACTCGGGGCTGGAGGAGGCCATCAGCCTCCTGGCCTCGGCCCTGGATGACTATCGGGGACAgttcccagagctgcagcccctggaACGGGAGCTCAAACACCTGGAGGAGATCCTGCTG CACAAGCAGGGTGTGTTCCTCAGCCGGGCCTCCAGCATCAGCCTCACAGTGGAGCACGCCCTGGAGAGCTTCAGCTTCCTCAACACCTCCGACATGGAGGACTCGGAGGGCTCCGAGGAAGAGGCTCTGCAGGATGAGAG GAGGGCCAGCAGAGCACGGCGTGGAAGCAGGGCTGCCAGCGCTGGTGAGGTGGGAGCGGATGACACTGGAACGTGCAGCGGCTCTGAGGGCAGCGCGGACCCCATGAGCACCGGCAATGAGTTCctggataaggccctggtgCTTCACCTCCACAACTGCAACCACCTGCTGCTG AACCTGGGCACCTTTGGGCCTCTGAGGTGCCGGGAGATGTTCGCCCTGGACAGGCTGCTGCGGGAGGCGCAGGTGCTGGAGATCGTGTGCCAACTGATGGAGGAGCGGTCGGAAGCAGCGGGCTCTGCTGCCGGAG TGGTGCAGTTCTCAACACGGAAAGAAGGGGTGCTGCCCCTTTGGGACCACTGCGTGGAGCTGCCCAACATCTACACCTGCCCCGTGGAGCGGTTCCTGCAGGTGCTCAGTGCGCAGTACGCAGCACCCATCAGTGAGCGGCACCCAGGACTGGCTGATGCAG TATGTGTGAAGCTGGTGGAAGATGTGCTGAACCGGCGGCTGCCACGGCGACCCGGTGGCACCCAGGGTGAGCAGGTCACCATCTTCCAGTACTGGAGCCACTTCGAGGCCCTCGGTGCCCTGGTGCTCGACACCTACGTGATGGAGCTGGCAGAGGAAG tgctgctggcgCAGAACCTCAACTCAGACGACCAGGACGTGGTGCTGCGGGCACTGAAGCGTGTGCCCGAGGGCCGCCTGAAGAAGGAAGGGCTGAAGGCGCTCAGTTTGCTGCTCGTGGAAGGAAACAGCAAGGTGGTGAGCGCCGTGTCGGCACAGCTCCGCAGCCTGGCGGAAAACCCCCGCTTCCGCCAACGG GCCCTCGTGTGCTTCCTGGGACAGCTGGAGGATGAGGAGGTGCAGACACGCGTGGCCGGCTGCGTGGCGCTGGGCTGCCTCAAG GCCAAGGAGAGCATCGAGCAGCTGGTTTACCTGTGCCAAACCGACAAGGAGCCTGTGCGGGAGGCAGCCAAGCAGAGCCTGATGCTGTGTG GGGAAGATGGCAAATCAGCGCACCGGCGACTGGAGGAGACCCTGGACAGCCTCCCGCGGATCTTTGCACCAGCCAGCATGgccagcacagctttctga